The DNA region tatcttgacctgagttacctggaatcaggtaaaaactcaagttgagacacagaagcccttttcagacgtccatgctacatcggactgcgtgtttcgggttttgaaattgataagtttgaaaagggcaccaacgtcatttgacaactcatcgacgcgagttatcagttaatggccaattcatgtaaactttatcagtgtgaagtgggtttaatcatgtgagcgtcccgattaacctgttcgtgaaattaatgcttaagggttgtgccgaatgcattaattgtgaaaacgattcgtgattcgacgaccaagacgattccaaaaggatcgaggataatttggtccaatgaccgaagctaccctcgtaaccgaatgtacccgaatgagtcatcgatactcgaatccatgcatgctttgttttgaaaagacattttcatgtgaTATTgtgacaataatgtaaattgtaaattacacaaaagccgagaacggactcaaaacgggaagaggaagcctcatgcaacccgtacgagtctaagaggctctcggttacttctctttggagatagccgagaggtcccatggcccaaatggggttccacgaggtttccccgtctcgtttcaaATCATtcctcgcatgcttaaacgtcaaacatgataaatgacacgattaaacgaaagtcggtattgccatgatttgaataacgcattcgaacatgcaaatatgtgcaaacaagttatttaaggaatcgataaaacaataccgacttcatgcacgtgagaaagtacgatgaaactcgggaatcgaacttggatcgggtcaagaagatcgttccttgcccgaaaaggagcaagagagcattcggtcacctccctcagagggaaactcgtgagctctttgcctttcccgggtcgggatgttcttctcgactacgatccaagcgtttcccgacatgctagcatataaatcgaggataaatatgcatggtataacatggaaagtgcataaagattaaaacttggaaataaaacatacataaaaccccttataactccataaacgcaatgagaatgtaaaagtcctagctcctctaagtcgggaatggccatacctagtcccgagatgcgggatgggaccttcaagagtcgggttggaccgttgatgggtcggatttgggctgttttccgttgaacagacccgaatggcatcaaacagacccggctgaaatactggacagacccgactggcacaagtcgggtcggacgtcgccacggaggctcccgatggaattttgaggcaaggtcagtggctcctgactcctaactgacacccggaggtgactgtggtggtcgtttggtcccagagttatcgggtcgacccgtacagccctgcaaagatcacggaaaacagagcacgtctggaaattcggacccgtctggcaccagtcgggtcggacgtcgctaCGGAGGCTcctgatggaatttttgagcaaggccaacggctcccgactgctaactcatctctggaggtggctgtggtggtcgttttccgaaaagagtcctggatcaacccgatctacaagaaaaccttataaacagtcagaaatttcgacccgactgggcagtcgggctgtttcttcttcctggggttaaaccgacgggttttttcttggatttcttgactccttgacaccatagggttgtgtggggaggtgtttgatgggttttggtagctcaaaccgacttggaaaggcttgaaacccggtttgacatttttgaaccgagaaggaccaaatctgtccagattttgttcaaggctggttctatggcttagaggcttcaaacttaaaatctaagttcagaaatggatatagggggtcaaaaacatgtgggatatgaagtttggtaaagtttggatttaagccgagaTGGATTCcaacttaagactttgcccggttttgcttagtttctgcttgctggaaatggctgaagcttgctgcggtttgctatggagtttgagagcttttgaagagttagaaatgctagagagagagtgcttgaaggtgtatgattaagttaatgacttagaaagtatatataggctatgcttaagtgcaattaagtgtgaaaaagcttgattaagggcatgcttatggggatccgaatttgctaggcaagataaggatgaatctcctccatgcattcttcataaagatgagccaagaagcattaatggaggtggagttaatggcttgagtgttgactagaaagaccaaagatattttgggctaggtgagggcaagagaggaagaggaaaaggccgaaagtttgggggcaaagggcggttgcccttgggcagcccgtgggtcccacggctcgtgaggagaaaccgggaaaagactcgggtctcgattggttgcgtattcgaagttcgtggttcgaattgaacgtcgaattgtcgatatacgcgtgaaaacggagttaatgagcccgagattgacatttttcatagagaaatgtcccggatgtgtgtgaggctcggaagccggttttgctcattgcaagtgactagggcgaagttgtccgcttctgacagcatatctcgtatctgcatctcacgttggtcattttgacataagttgtcagacaacgtgaacaatcatcccttgaGCCGATAATGCTAACGtagggccggagacgtcctaggaggccgaaactggatttctcaggatgacttctgagttgcttgggtactccggagattactgtaatctctgtttgtcaaggtctgacctccaaggacttgaaaagtgtatctgagacctctaaagcattgttcgggaggtctagatgagtcatGTGGTTTATTacgacgattccacgttgagccttgagaaggctaacaTGATGTAACGTAAGTatttggcgtcaagtttcctcAAAGagaacctccggatatggatttccactgaaaatggccatttccgctccttggaggttactcgggaaactgaaaaagggttttgctgtctattttgcccaattgtgaatgtctgctagagttttccgggcaatgcggtatgaacttcgtttgccgtaattccatcagaccattctccggctatgctcttccgaagaggggtatgcttgttttgccgttcggaagtcatttgaagtgtctgtgtgacttccaagagacaatctgaagcattgttcatgttctgtgtgctggtggggcatggccgcgtctgatatttggaattaacttttctccaggaaaccggcatttttggacttccactgaaaagttgtctgtatacagaaagttgttatgtatagagcagatgatttacaaaatgcctttggggacacttttcatctatttggcattgaagtggatttttggagtccaatattggctatcttccgacgatcaagcgaactatcggaaaatagtaccgtccgtgtgatatactgaaaatgccggttttggacattgttgagctctctggtcactTTGTTGCTGCTTGCTGACCCCTGGGGTCCTTCTGTCAGgtgtatgtgtcatttgcctgatttcgccaacttgaggatgaatagtgatttcttgctctgccgagccgttttctgtattctgctcaagtcgtggcttggatcattgctaataatgtaatttgaatgagtgagccaaaatggggtgctgacagcttgcccctctttgactgcgagctcgagtagaggatgcagccaaagacttcagaagcaccccagtttgatagcaatgatcgatgtgaaatttcctatatggccttctctttcttgctttggatatatgggatgttgtacctaataaaaaggagatatagtgagatgcgcacaatgGACGTGCAGAGTCCGGAACAGAGCTAGGATAGgcatttaaaatcgggattgacccgaaggggattgaccccagtgctaGAATTAAAGTCGCATGGGATGCAATGCagaatgaaaatgcttgcagaaagtaaatgcaaacgcgaGGGAGTTGCATGAGgagtggaaggaatcattgtgattcctccatTACTGAGCTTTTCTGTACTGCAATCAATGTTGTAGCAGAATGCTTCgttgcttgccaactgatgGTAATGCCACTGAGTGCATGGAGTATTTGTATCATTTGAGAACGAGACTCAGTCTTGTGGAAAcctaaagatgggactcggccctatgaGAGATCTatcgatgggactcggccctacggaagatcaaaggaagggactcggccctgggggggatctaacgacgggactcggccctacggaagatcaaaggaagggactcggccctgtgggggatctaacgacgggactcggccctacggaagatcaaaggaagggactcggccctgtgggggatctaacgacgagactcggccctggggggatctaacgacgagactcgaccctacggaagatcaaaggaagggactcggccctgtggggatctaacgacaagactcggccctacggaagatcaaaggaagggactcggccctgtggggatctaacgacgggactcggccctacggaagatcaaaggaagggactcggccctgggggatctaacgacgggactcggccctacggaagatcaaaggaagggactcggccctggggggatctaacgacgggactcagccctacggaagatcgaaggaagggactcggccctgtggggatctaacgacgggactcggccctagggaagatccatggaagggactcggccctgtggggatctaacgacgggactcggccctacggaagatcaatggaagggactcggccctggggagatctaacgaagggactcggccttacggaagatcaatggaagggactcggccctgtggggatctaggaagggactcggccctacggaagatcaatggaagggactcggccctgtggggatctaacgacgggactcggccctacggaagatcaatggaagggactcggccctgtggggatctaacgaagggactcggccctacggaaaatcaatggaagggactcggccctgtgacTGTCGTTGTGAAGCTGTAGTGCTGTAGGTGTGTAGGGCAGATGTTGCCCCAAGAGTGTTGATTCGTTGGAGGCCGATGTTGCTGCTGGGGCGGTTGCGCTTTGCTGATAGCTGGCTTTGCTGTTGAGCAACTGTGCTTTTGCTGGTGATGTCCCCGCCGCGcgatgatttttttctttgcggGATGCCTTGTGctgagggactcgagctctggggtggagcgcctacttatcccgagtggtcgggaatcagaatctgccgtagttcttgcgatACGGTACCTGTAATCCTGGCATCACTCGTAAATCACGTGAGAAATACTAATGCAAGATAAACACAAGTGAGCATAAGAGGTCATTgcaacacgcagatcttcagtttcgggtcaccTAGGCgacccgtgaagaattttgctttaacaGTGCAGATGGGTCTCGTtgtcggaggcctagatgcgaggcctccatgggctcccgttagctatgtattgggcatatcgagacatcctcgacaatgccctagcagctctatcggttgttcgacgcacCCGTCGGCTTttaacccttctcaatagggtaccgtagggcggctgcatttggaACTCGTTttggggatttctattcagatttggtcaaactcggtctgaccatttccaaagcgttatgactaaactctcggagaggaatgtctgggattttggctctgtgttagcctgttgaagggtggttgTGACCCATTCAGaattatgcaaagacaaagtgaaaagagaaagcttgggaagcacgttgcccccaggctaaaaggatacacgggctcacgcctgcagtgagatgtacccccattttccttcgtccttctgttgtgtaagttataccgaactgcttggatggcGTATTCAGTTGTCCACTGTgattgaggaaggttccctcttggacggttgaatggtattggagagccgatcggggatcgtgttggaaaagataacctggccacttcccttggggatcccttgtccacacgatgtgtgagagactaaggggcaattttatctatcgctcgttttgctctccttttgctacggtcacccacctcggggctgcacctctcaacctaaaggggaagagctctccttttgccacggccgccccaaagggttttcggtcgtgcctctcttttaccctatcttttgcctaggccgccccaaaaggggttttcgacctagcgggctcgattcttttatctctcgagtttgcaagggcgaagattttgaaggattcaacctccgagtgcattgttttaTGTCTCCGTcaaggagttgtgtctgctgctccccttttttgTCGAGGTTTATTGGCtgcttttgaattggcggtgccggtgcttttggtgaacgtcggcgttgccttgttttgttcattggcgggtttttcccgcgtcttttctctctctcttcattggcgggtttttttccgcttcttttcgctctgttttttttcttgcagctggggtttgttttgtgccccatgtctttatttgaaactcctcgactttgcatcgccgaggccgctttggtgtgcttcgcctcggggagactcgttgcatgttgctagccctattttgtgaggaccggctttctgggaagtttgactcttgtgcacttggaagtcgaacttcgtgtcattcgCCCTTACAAGCAttgcatgtgaatttcccctgttgactagaaagaaaatgtagaattgctccgtgaatagggaaccgaggttgccctGGTGGGAATGTTgatcggggatgccccggtctttatTTGGTGGAAATGGCCTGTGGcaggcgccttgtgcgatatctccgatcatctcttgctgtTTTTCACAgtacgtgcctcttggagggtgtaCGCTGTTGAAGTCActggatgttcaaggaagacggttgcataaatgctgagtgattcgttcgattgtcctcgtcttcgacttcatagggggtacctcatcgttggacacctccctcgttaaagtataaggaaagggtccgagacaagttctcgagaaagcgtgaactcgtgcatcgctctttgcctgtggtcaatgtgcccctgtgaatgatgacaaagaagacaacgcattaggcgattatgtgggtgaatatgtggtaaggaatatgaggtggtcccatgaaaaaatccctttttgtcccgcccgcgacccatggggtgccgcgtgcagacgacatttgtttccgggaatctggtcatcaccactctggagtggttagaccgtgactgaggtcatataagcatattttccctaattgcgagtaggcctgcgcagccgtcctagggaaggctcgaggagtcggGTCCCATGaagacaggcgagtcgaacaggtccaacagaactaatagggcgttgaaaagactgtcctaatgtcctgtttgaaggatttgttcatgtcgggagctcatttgtgggaatgcatttaaattaaagcaaaagagagtttaaagaagactgcgcatgTTGCCCCAATGTTTAGTCGGCAGCGACGGCGGAGGGCAGGTGAAACCCATTCTTTGGTGATAGGCACGACCGTGCAATTGACTCTCGCGGCATGTGGGCTGGGCCATGCTTTACTTGTGGAGCTGCCACTTCCGAGCCTTGCAGTGGAAGGATTGGATTCGTCCCTCAAAGTATCGCATGAATTCGAATCCAAATCGATTTTGGATTTACAGTGAGCAATATGTGCaagggattttattaaagtCGGTgctataacaaaaaaaatctctctTCCGCCGTGTGGCTTATAGCTTTGTTGACACGTGGGAACATATATGCACGTATAGCCTCATGGGGAGGTCGACTCTTCTTCTCTAGTCTAGTCCTCTCCAAGGAAGTAGGCACCGATCATGTTGACAGTTGGGCCTGAGCTGGAGCCATGGTCGGGGAGAGGGTTGGCCTGGACGTTCGGTGGCCTAATCTTGTTCAAGGAGAGGTTGTTCTTGTCAATCATCTCCTGTAATTTGCCCCGGAGTGCGTAACAGTTGTCCGTTGTATGCCCCGGAGCATCCATGTGGTATTCACAACGGAGAGTCTGATTCTGATTGGCAGCGTTGAATTGAGGGTGAGGGGCCTCAGGAAAAATCTTCTCAGCTGCAAGAAGTTGACGATAGATTTGTGACTGGGGAACCGGCAGAGGCGGATACTGTGGCCACGGCTTGGATCGTGCCCTGTTGCCTTGTTGAGTCTGAGGGGCCGGGAGCTGTTGTGCCGGCTGAGGTCTCAAAGCCGGGATTTTGTTTGGCTGGGCTTGAACAGGGATATGCTGTTGCGGGAGTGGCGTAGGTGTAAAGCTCACTGAATACGTTTGGGAGCTCTGATGCCCCAAGTTGACGGCGTTGACGGACGTTTCTTTGCCCTTCTTACCACCTGTAGAAGATGCCCCAGCAGTGGTTTCCGAAGTTTTTCCCTCCTTCTTCCTCGTTGGACCCTCGATTCTACCTAACTTGATGCCCAtgtcgagctttttcccggcttCGATTAGCTCTGAGAACGATGAAGTGTGAGATAAAAGGTGTGAATAGTATGCACCTCTGAGGGTCGAGTGAAACAACTGGACTTGCTGTTTCTCGGTAATCGCGGGGACGTGCTTCGCTGCTTTTCCCCGCCACTCCGCTGCATACGCCTCGAATGTCTGGTCCTCTTTCATCTCCATCATGCTAAGGTCTAGGAGAGTAGGGggtgtctctgcacagaacctgtactggtcgaggaacttATGGgagagatctgtccatgtagggacgtCGTCGGCTTTCAAGGTCATAAACCAGTCTAGCGCCGATCCtgtaagactgtcttggaaagtctgaatgatgaattcctcgtaatcccagtatgagagcattttgctctgatagtGACAGAGATGATGTCGAGGGTCCCTGGTCCTGTCGTATCTCTTGAAATCtagaattttgatcttagggggcagccgcatgcctgAGAGCCAGTCACTGTCACCGGTTGCAATGGGAGGAGAGGAATGTTTGTCAGAGGTGGTGGAGCAGGGTAAGAAAGgcttatttggggttgtggagtttggaaaggaaattggtctGCAATGGGAATAGGAGCCTGTGCAATCGTGACCGGAGGAACTGTCGGTGGTGGCACAGTATAGATTGGAGGACGCATTGACACGGTTAGCGGTGGCAGTGTATGCATAGTCGAATCCGCGGATAAGAAAGCCGCTGGTGGTAGTGGAATTGCTgttggagcaggtggtggcggtaGAGGATCACTGATCGGATGAACCGTCGGTGCATACGCCATTGCAGAGAAAGATGCATCTTCAACCTCCGAAGCAAAGGTTAGAGGGGCTGTTGGATTTGGATCGACAATTGGCCTGCGCTCCAGAGGCGGAGTGAAGCTCGATGAAGCCCGATTCTGATCCCTGagcatagccatgagctctgtcatgttggtggccatgttgATTGCCAACTGGTTCACCGTCCTTTCTAGCGTGGTGAAACGTGCGGACTCTACAAGATTGGACGCCGTTTGTGCTGTTGGTGGAGGATGTCCGATAGGGATGCCTGAATGCGCTGTAGATATGTCCGCGAGTATTGGAGGTGATATAACTTGTGTTAGTTGTGTTTGAGAATGTGTCGGTATTGGCGGAGTATTTTGCTCGTGAATGGCGGGTTGTTGatcttctgccatccttactcgtgcacgagtTGGATATCGatgtgacgccagttgttagcaCCTGTGTATATAAGCGTGTAAGTATGGGCACGGAAAAAGGTCTACTAAATTAGACGTGCAAGACAATATTAAATGAATGGGATGCatgaaatgcatgaatttCAAAGAAACACTAATGTCACTGCTTGGTTCGATTAAAATTCCTCGATTTACGAAGATGATTCGTTTAATTTAAAAAGGAATATAAACATTGAATCGACAATCCATCGCGCTCGGCAGCCGAGTGAGCGTCACGTAGGACCGAACGGGGCGAAAACGCTGCCGGTAACTAGTCCAAGGGATGTGAGACCTTTTGCGCATTTGCCCGCGTCCAGTCCAGCGTAGCGTTCAAACACGCCATCTCACTGTCTAGGCTCTCGATAGCTGTCCTTGGGAATGTCTGATCGATGGGGTGATCACTGAAAAGTGACAAGCTGCTGATAATGTTGCAGATGTATGCTTGGTTAATCAGTTAGAGCTTTCCTTCTTGCGGTTGATCTGCTGGTCCAGCAGCACGATGCAGTCGAGCCTAGACAAAGAG from Punica granatum isolate Tunisia-2019 chromosome 3, ASM765513v2, whole genome shotgun sequence includes:
- the LOC116200471 gene encoding max-binding protein MNT-like, which encodes MAEDQQPAIHEQNTPPIPTHSQTQLTQVISPPILADISTAHSGIPIGHPPPTAQTASNLVESARFTTLERTVNQLAINMATNMTELMAMLRDQNRASSSFTPPLERRPIVDPNPTAPLTFASEVEDASFSAMAYAPTVHPISDPLPPPPAPTAIPLPPAAFLSADSTMHTLPPLTVSMRPPIYTVPPPTVPPVTIAQAPIPIADQFPFQTPQPQISLSYPAPPPLTNIPLLPLQPVTVTGSQTFQDSLTGSALDWFMTLKADDVPTWTDLSHKFLDQYRFCAETPPTLLDLSMMEMKEDQTFEAYAAEWRGKAAKHVPAITEKQQVQLFHSTLRGAYYSHLLSHTSSFSELIEAGKKLDMGIKLGRIEGPTRKKEGKTSETTAGASSTGGKKGKETSVNAVNLGHQSSQTYSVSFTPTPLPQQHIPVQAQPNKIPALRPQPAQQLPAPQTQQGNRARSKPWPQYPPLPVPQSQIYRQLLAAEKIFPEAPHPQFNAANQNQTLRCEYHMDAPGHTTDNCYALRGKLQEMIDKNNLSLNKIRPPNVQANPLPDHGSSSGPTVNMIGAYFLGED